From a single Lewinella sp. LCG006 genomic region:
- a CDS encoding acyl-CoA desaturase — MEVIIPFFIIHWYTSLFFQTFFLHRYASHQMFTMSKAWERVFFVLTWIFQGSNYLSAYGYGIMHRMHHAFADTEQDPHSPTHDESIFKMMWKTKTIYSQINKGQMEVDKQFTKEVPQWLAFDKFARSAASRIMWGAIYVAVYFFYADIWWLWLLLPVQFMLSPIHGAIVNWFAHKYGYVNFPLKNTSKNFLPVDFLMMGESYHNNHHMHGNRANFGGIRWHEIDPTYFIIRLLDKLKIIKLKKVRA, encoded by the coding sequence ATGGAAGTCATCATTCCGTTTTTTATTATCCACTGGTATACCTCGCTATTTTTCCAAACCTTCTTCCTGCACCGGTATGCCTCCCATCAAATGTTTACCATGTCCAAAGCATGGGAACGTGTTTTTTTCGTACTCACCTGGATCTTCCAGGGCTCCAACTACCTGAGTGCCTACGGATACGGCATTATGCACCGCATGCACCATGCCTTCGCTGACACCGAGCAGGACCCGCATTCGCCTACCCACGATGAGTCGATCTTCAAGATGATGTGGAAAACCAAAACCATTTACTCCCAAATAAACAAGGGGCAAATGGAGGTCGACAAGCAGTTTACCAAAGAGGTTCCTCAGTGGTTGGCCTTTGATAAGTTTGCACGTTCTGCCGCCTCTCGTATCATGTGGGGTGCCATCTACGTAGCTGTTTACTTTTTCTACGCCGATATATGGTGGCTGTGGTTGTTGCTTCCGGTGCAATTCATGCTATCGCCCATTCACGGCGCTATCGTCAATTGGTTTGCACACAAATACGGCTACGTCAATTTCCCATTAAAGAACACCTCAAAAAACTTCCTTCCCGTTGATTTCCTGATGATGGGCGAGAGCTATCACAATAACCACCACATGCACGGCAATCGCGCCAATTTTGGCGGCATCCGTTGGCATGAGATCGACCCTACCTACTTCATCATCCGGCTATTGGATAAGTTGAAGATCATCAAACTGAAAAAGGTCCGGGCCTAG
- a CDS encoding sigma-70 family RNA polymerase sigma factor has protein sequence MTQTQVIAVYQSTLQSIAFQMLGSIKDAEDAVHDTFLKWLTIDTTKVENIKAYLVRMVTNACLNIINARKRKKSLPLNELQEVLEDQEAEKTLTLFDVENQLLEAWAFLYRKLEPIERGVFVLREMFNLDYEDLQLIFDRKADNCRKIVSRAKEKLKNPDRPKLSISLPQLHLFESFKNACQKGHLAPFISDLYADLFPEEK, from the coding sequence GTGACACAAACTCAAGTGATTGCTGTTTATCAATCGACCTTACAATCTATTGCCTTCCAAATGCTCGGGTCGATAAAGGACGCAGAGGATGCTGTACACGACACTTTTCTGAAGTGGTTGACTATTGATACCACCAAGGTAGAGAACATCAAGGCCTACCTGGTGCGCATGGTGACCAATGCCTGCCTCAATATTATCAATGCCCGCAAACGAAAGAAGAGCTTGCCACTGAATGAACTTCAGGAAGTACTGGAAGACCAGGAGGCAGAAAAAACACTCACCCTTTTCGATGTAGAAAATCAGCTGCTGGAAGCTTGGGCATTTCTGTATCGCAAATTAGAACCCATCGAGCGGGGTGTCTTTGTGCTGCGAGAAATGTTCAATTTGGATTACGAAGACTTGCAACTGATCTTTGATCGAAAGGCAGATAACTGCCGCAAGATCGTCTCTCGCGCTAAGGAAAAATTAAAAAACCCTGATCGGCCAAAACTAAGTATCTCACTGCCACAGTTACACCTCTTTGAAAGTTTCAAGAATGCCTGCCAGAAAGGTCACCTCGCTCCCTTCATCAGCGACCTCTACGCGGATCTTTTCCCGGAAGAAAAGTAG